Proteins encoded together in one Zonotrichia leucophrys gambelii isolate GWCS_2022_RI chromosome 1, RI_Zleu_2.0, whole genome shotgun sequence window:
- the LOC135442842 gene encoding T-cell receptor-associated transmembrane adapter 1 has product MYKDYEENDPSYDGYHTEDYPVYGNLNQDILEECCYEQMKSQPQRPVNQLQVESASQMCYASLDHSVKGKCRKPRRKKDPSLEEDEGERSSNPMVASKVSIYLNSEQLAAENTAKEEAIHDDPVRLMGLIHNTKGEN; this is encoded by the exons ATGTATAAAGACTATGAAGAGAATGATCCAAG CTATGATGGCTATCACACAGAAGATTATCCAGTTTATGGCAATCTCAATCAAGATATTTTAG AAGAATGTTGTTACGAGCAGATGAAGTCCCAGCCTCAAAGACCAGTTAACCAGCTACAG GTGGAGTCAGCCAGTCAGATGTGTTATGCCTCACTTGATCACAGTGTcaagggaaaatgcagaaaaccaaggagaaagaaagatcCTTCATTagaggaagatgaaggagaAAGATCATCTAACCCCATGGTGGCTTCCAAAGTTAGCATTTACCTCAACAGTGAGCAGCTGGCTGCCGAAAACACGGCGAAAGAAGAAGCCATTCACGATGATCCCGTCAGATTAATGGGCTTGATTCATAATACAAAAGGGGAGAACTGA